Proteins encoded in a region of the Massilia sp. UMI-21 genome:
- a CDS encoding HupE/UreJ family protein yields the protein MRGLLASLLAVAALLWVPAAHAHKASDSYLNLAVDGARIDGRWDIALRDLELAVGLDADGDGALTWDEVRARHGAIAAYALTHLKLSAEGKACPLEVTGQLVDSHTDGAYTVLMLRGACPAPVQTLTVGYTLLAELDPQHRGLLALRHGEATASAILGPDNAQPQLRLAEPSGGRQFLEYARQGVWHIWIGIDHILFLLSLLLPAVLLYRDRQWVGREGFRSAGMDVLRVVTAFTLAHSLTLTLAALGVLALPSRLVESAIAASVIVAALNNLRPLYQRGRVLFAFGFGLLHGFGFASVLADLGLPQDALLLSLVGFNVGVELGQLAIVALFLPLAWVLRKGLFYRRVVMLGGSVAIALVAAVWLLERALDLQLPAWNAVFA from the coding sequence ATGCGCGGCCTGCTTGCCTCCCTGCTGGCCGTGGCGGCGCTGCTGTGGGTGCCCGCCGCCCACGCCCACAAGGCCAGCGACAGCTACCTGAACCTGGCTGTCGACGGCGCACGCATCGACGGCCGCTGGGACATCGCCCTGCGCGACCTGGAGCTGGCCGTCGGCCTGGATGCCGATGGCGATGGCGCCCTCACCTGGGACGAGGTGCGCGCCCGCCATGGGGCAATCGCTGCCTATGCACTCACCCACCTGAAGCTGTCCGCGGAGGGCAAGGCCTGTCCGCTGGAGGTCACCGGGCAACTGGTCGACAGCCATACCGACGGCGCCTACACGGTGCTGATGCTGCGCGGCGCCTGCCCGGCGCCGGTGCAAACCCTGACGGTCGGCTACACGCTGCTGGCCGAACTCGACCCGCAGCACCGCGGCCTGCTCGCCCTGCGCCACGGCGAAGCCACCGCCAGCGCCATCCTCGGCCCGGACAACGCGCAGCCGCAACTGCGCCTGGCCGAACCCTCGGGCGGGCGCCAGTTCCTGGAGTATGCCCGCCAGGGCGTCTGGCACATCTGGATCGGCATCGACCATATCCTGTTCCTGCTGTCGCTGCTGCTGCCGGCCGTGCTGCTCTACCGCGACCGCCAGTGGGTGGGGCGCGAAGGCTTTCGCAGTGCGGGAATGGATGTGCTGCGGGTCGTCACCGCGTTCACGCTGGCGCATTCGCTGACCCTGACCCTGGCCGCGCTCGGGGTGCTGGCCCTGCCCTCGCGCCTGGTCGAATCGGCCATCGCGGCCTCGGTGATCGTCGCGGCATTGAACAACCTGCGCCCGCTGTACCAGCGCGGACGCGTACTGTTCGCCTTCGGTTTCGGCCTGTTGCACGGTTTCGGTTTCGCCAGCGTGTTGGCTGACCTCGGCCTGCCCCAGGATGCACTGTTGCTGTCGCTGGTGGGCTTCAATGTGGGCGTCGAGCTCGGCCAGTTGGCGATCGTCGCGCTGTTCCTGCCGCTCGCCTGGGTCTTGCGCAAGGGCCTGTTCTACCGGCGTGTCGTGATGCTGGGTGGGTCGGTCGCGATTGCCCTGGTGGCCGCCGTCTGGCTGCTGGAACGTGCCCTGGACCTGCAGCTGCCGGCCTGGAACGCGGTGTTCGCATGA